In Carya illinoinensis cultivar Pawnee chromosome 7, C.illinoinensisPawnee_v1, whole genome shotgun sequence, the following are encoded in one genomic region:
- the LOC122315584 gene encoding protein ANTI-SILENCING 1-like: protein MVEVDTKDLAFKWGKQRGVGGKDKKVRFFQSFSYGSVEYALYDCVYLYGEGETEPYIGKLIKIWENPDKTKKVKVLWFFRPREIQYYVGVEDTAKDELFLASGEGAGLANVNPLEAIVGKCNVVCTSEDSKNPQPTEEQLRTADFIFYRAFDVGHCRILDKIEEKVAGVEVKFIFNRADV, encoded by the exons ATGGTGGAAGTAGACACGAAGGACCTTGCATTTAAGTGGGGTAAACAGAGAGGAGTTGGAGGGAAAGATAAAAAGGTCCGGTTTTTTCAGTCTTTTTCCTATGGCAGCGTAGAGTATGCTCTTTATGATTGCGTTTATCTGTATGGAGAAGGAGAAACTGAACCTTATATTGGTAAGCTTATAAAAATATGGGAGAATCCTGACAAGACAAAGAAAGTAAAGGTTTTGTGGTTTTTCCGCCCACGCGAAATTCAATATTATGTTGGGGTTGAAGACACAGCCAAAGATGAGTTGTTTTTGGCTTCAGGAGAAGGTGCAGGCCTTGCAAATGTTAATCCTTTG GAGGCAATTGTTGGAAAATGCAATGTTGTTTGCACCTCAGAGGACAGTAAAAATCCGCAACCTACAGAAGAACAACTTCGAACAGCTGACTTTATATTTTACCGTGCCTTTGATGTTGGGCACTGCAGAATCCTGGATAAGATAGAGGAGAAAGTTGCTGGGGTTGAAG tgaaatttatatttaatagagCGGATGTTTAG
- the LOC122316411 gene encoding uncharacterized protein LOC122316411, whose product MRRALNIKNKLGFLESKISKPLDSDPLFLPWERCNDMIIAWLQNSVGPDLRPAIAHAETAAEVWNDLRERFSIKNAPHIFQLTKAVSSLTQDTDSVSIYYNKLKGYWDELEVYEPMPLCTCGSVKTLMEYHHCHKVMQFLMGLQDSYDAIRHSLERCFKANPNIPVCSHCRIPGHTKDKCYRLNGYPSSHKNGPKSKYIANIVSLEHEQNHNGSPITQEQYSKFLALLQPSSSSTIDNTPAAVNQAQLLHSPTMSGPFNFVDDWEG is encoded by the exons ATGCGCAGAGctctaaacataaaaaataagctCGGTTTCCTCGAGAGTAAGATTTCCAAACCTCTGGATTCAGATCCTTTGTTCCTCCCATGGGAAAGATGCAATGACATGATCATTGCATGGCTTCAAAATTCTGTTGGTCCAGATCTTCGACCCGCGATTGCCCATGCCGAGACAGCAGCAGAGGTATGGAATGATCTCCGTGAGCGCTTCTCTATAAAGAACGCTCCTCACATTTTCCAACTCACGAAGGCCGTGTCTTCCTTAACTCAAGATACTGATTCTGTGAGCATTTATTACAATAAGCTCAAAGGGTATTGGGATGAACTCGAGGTATACGAGCCCATGCCTCTGTGTACCTGTGGATCTGTCAAGACTCTCATGGAATATCATCATTGTCACAAGGTCATGCAGTTCTTAATGGGACTTCAGGATTCCTATGATGCTATCC GACATTCCCTTGAGCGCTGTTTCAAAGCTAATCCCAACATTCCAGTTTGCTCTCACTGCCGTATACCAGGCCATACCAAAGATAAATGTTATCGGTTGAATGGTTATCCTTCAAGCCACAAAAATGGCCCCAAGTCCAAATACATTGCTAATATTGTTTCTCTTGAGCATGAGCAAAATCATAATGGCTCGCCCATTACTCAAGAACAGTATAGCAAGTTTCTTGCCTTACTCCAACCATCTTCATCCTCCACCATTGACAACACACCTGCAGCTGTAAACCAGGCGCAGCTTCTCCACTCCCCCACCATGTCTG GACCTTTCAACTTTGTTGACGACTGGGAAGGGTGA